GATGAGCATCCGGTCCGCCTAACTGCCGGACGCCTCTCAGCCGATCTGGCAAAGGGCAATCTGCGGACGATCCGCTATGACGGCGTCGAGGTGCTGCGTGCCGTTTCCTATCTTGTGCGTGACCGCGACTGGGGCACCTACAGTCCTGATATCGAGAACCTCTGGATCGAGCAGGGCAACGATGCCTTTTCCGTTCGTTATGTCGCGCATTGCCGGGGACCCGAAGACAGCAGGCTTGGCATTTCGGTGCATATTGCGGCAACGGAGCATGAACTGATCTTCGAAGCCGGAGCGCTCTCGCCGACCGGTTTCGAAACCAATCGCTGCGGTTTCTGCATCCTGCATCCGATCGTCGGCATTGCCGGAAGCCCTGCCAAGGTCGAGCATGTCGATGGCAGCGTGAACGAGACGCGCTTCCCCGACCAGATCGATCCCTGGCAGCCCTTCAAGGATATGCGGGCGATCACCCATCAGGTGCTGCCGGACGTTTCAGCCGAATGCCGCATGGAAGGCGATACGTTCGAGATGGAAGACCAGCGCAACTGGTCGGACGCGTCCTACAAGACATATGTGCGGCCACTGGCCCTGCCCTGGCCCTACCAGATCGCCGCAAACGAACCAGTGCGCCAAAGGATCGTCCTTGCCATCCGCGATACGAGAAGCGGAGAGACGACGGAAGCCGGCAGCGCTGAGCGCACCATCAAGCTCGAGCCGGGCGATCGCAGTGGCACCATGCCTGACATAGGCGTTATCGTTACGCCTGACGAAGCCAAAGCGGTACTTGCTGCCCGTGACCTCCTGTCCGACATCGCGCCGCAGGAACTGCTTTTCCATTTCGACCCCAATGCCGGGCACGGCACTGAGGCCTTGAAGGATTTTGCTGCGGTTGCCGCGCTTCACTGCGGACGATCGACGCTGGAGATCGCCCTTCCCTGCAAGCAAACACCGGCCGCCGAAACCGCCGAGATTGCGAGGCAGATGCAGTCTGCGGGCTTCCACCCGGACGCAATCCTGATCTCACCCTCCGTTGACCGGCAATCGACACCACCCGGCAGCAAATGGCCGAAATGCCCGCCGCTGGAGGAGGTCTATGCCGCAGCACACGAGGCCTTTGCCGGCATTCGCATCGGCGGTGGCATGCTCAGCTATTTCACCGAACTCAATCGCAAGCGCGTACCGGCCGATCGCCTCGGCTTCATCAGCCATTGCACCAATCCAATCGTCCATGCCGCCGATGATCTGAGCGTCATGCAGACCCTGGAAGCGCTGCCCTTCATCACGCGCTCGGTGCGCGCCATCTACGGCGACAAGCCCTACCGGATCGGCCCTTCGACCATTCCTATGCGGCAGAACCCCTATGGCAGCCGCACGATGGACAATCCCACCGGCTCCCGCATTCCCATGGCAAACCGCGATCCACGCCACAATGGCCGCTTTGCGGAGGCATTCGCGCTCGGTTACGCCATCCGTGTGCTCGATGCCAACATCGAATGCCTGACGCTTTCAGCGCTCACCGGCCCCTCCGGCCTTGTTGCCGGTAAGGAAGAGCCAGCGGAAGAAGGCGCCAATCGCCCGCTTTTCAACACCGTGAAGCTGCTGTCCCGCCTTGCCGGATCAGCCTGGAATGGCTGCAGGTCTTCGCATCCATCGGAGGTATTGGCTTTCCAATCAGGCTCGACTGTGTATATCCTTAATCTGACGGCCGAAGAGCAAAACATCGATATCAGTGCCTTTGGGTCGACCTCAGGCAAAAGCATGGCACTTGCGCCTTTTGGTACGGCCTCGATCAGACTCGCCGTTTAGGGCTTTTGGGCGCATCGCGCGGACCGGTGGGCATCAGCATCTGTGCCGTTGCCAGGCGACACACATTCTTTGATTGCTTTTATGATTCCCTTCTCGTAAAAGGTTTAGATGCGAAACATCGGGTGAGCCGTTACGATGGAAACGATTCCACCGAGGGCTTTGATGTAGCTTCGACCCTGACCGACACCCTTGATCATCTGCCAGCCAACAAGCGACGTGAATTTGCCCGCGTGCTTTGGTCGAGGAAGCCTGCGAAGTGCACTTTGCCAAGTAAGGACCATCTGGTCGCCTCGAAGGGATAAGAACCGGCGACCCCGCATTACACGATCTTGCAATTGAGGGATTCGAACTATCGGCCTGTTCCCACCAGACTACGAGTAGGTTGGCTGCGGGGGCACGATTTGAACTTATAGCCTGACGCCGTCGGCCGCGTGAAGACTGTTACGAAACGGTTTCGCCGGTGCTGATAACTCCAATCTGTCTTTCGGAAAAGGAGTCGCTTGCCGGGGCAGTCGCCCACGGTTTCCGCCCTTCTCTAATCGGCGGACTGGCATCAGCCGCCTTCGCAATTTTTCTAAGTTTTGCGATAAAATCAACGCCCGCGACTCGCTGGCAAAAGTCGAAGTTGCGCGACGAATTCTGCAACAAAATCCGAGAGAGAACGTATGCTCAAAGTTCGCCCCGCAGCAACCGCCGATGATGAGAGGATTGTTCTGCTCTGGCATCAAGGATGGCACGAGGCTCATGCTCACCTTGTGCCGTCTGAGGTGCTGGCTTTTCGGACGAAAGACCACTTCACTCTGTGGCTGAAGGAGGCACAAGACGCATCCTATGTCGCGATTGATGAAACTGGTATACTTGGGTTTATCTCCGTAAAAGAGGCTGAGATCGTCAAGCTTTATGTCAGCAACCGCGCTCGCGGAACCGGTGTAGCCCACGCCTTGCTCTCATTCGCTGAAAATCTACTGCGTGATATAGGCATAACAAAAGCGGTGCTGCTCTGTACGGCAGGCAACATCCGAGCTGAACGATTCTATAAGCGGGAGGGCTGGGTCCTATCTCATTCCTTCGACGATGCTCTTTGGACGCCACAGGGCGTTGGTAAGAAATTCATCGTGTCTACCCACTGCTTTAAAAAAGACCTGACGCTGGTTGCTTAAAGCCCGCATGTAACGGGTGATTTCACGCCTGTCCTCGTCTATTTTGGCCCCACAGAGCAGTTGCGGAGCCAACAACCAGTATCGCACAAAAGAACCACAGCGCCGCTGGTGACACCTGCGTGTAAATGAACGTTCCGATCGATGGGGCCGCGATACCTGCCGCTGATTGCACTGTCCGATAGAAACCCATGTATTCGCCGCTCCGTTGAGCGTCTTTGGCGGCCTCCCCCATGGCGACAGCCATGATAGCGGGATAGAATAGCAATTGCCCAATCGTGATCAGCAAATAGAGCGCGACGAGCGCTCCCATGCTAGAGGCAACAGAGATAAGAAAGAACGCTGAGGAAACGATACCCATTCCGACAACGGCGGTTCGCAATTGATTTTGCGTTTTAACCCAGGCGGTTACAGGCAAGACCGCAGCTGCAAAGGTGATGTACCCAATGGTCAAGAGACTTCCGAAAGCTGCAGCATCCATCCCGTAAACCGAACTGACATAGATCGGTAGTGTTACAGATGTTTGCTTTGAGACAACGTCAAGGACGCAGGAAGCTAAGCAGACGATCAGGAATGTGACGCTCGTATAGGGTGCCGATGCTTGGCCATTCTGCGCGACTTGCTTTTTTGCCGCCGGCTGGGAATGATTGGCACGTTGGTCCAGGAAGACGAATACAAGGCCGGCGGCCACTATCGAAGTCAGACCATCGGCATAGAAGATTAGATGCGGTTCAATCGCATAGAGTTTTCCCCCAAGTCCTGCCGCAATTCCTGCTCCGACATTGATGGCGACGACGTAGACCGCATAGGCGTGCGACCGTTCGCTCTCGGGGCATAAACGGACCACACAGGCATCATAGGCCGGACGAAACGCACCATTCGCGAATGCCAAAATGATCAACATCGCGCCGATAAGCAGGACGTTCGAAATTAGCGGAATGATGAACATGGCAACTGCGCTCACCAGAAAGCTGAGAAACAAAACATTTCGCGACCCGATTCGGTCACTCAACCTTCCGCCGCTCCACGCTCCAAGGATCCCGCCGATGCCAAAACATGTCAGCAGGACGCCTGCGATCTCGACCGAAAACGCAGTCACCTGGGTTAGGTACAATACCAGGAACGGCGTGACCATGAAGCCCAGGAAGTTGACAAAGGCCGCGACTGCAAGCAGCCAAAGCTGAGCCGGCAGTCGCGGGACAAGCGTGCTCTTGCGCAAATGCAATTTACTCATACCTACTCGGACGTTCAGGAATCGTCGGCCAGTTCGTCGCTTTGCAAAACCATTGAGCGAGCATGAGGAGACGGGCGAGCATGGTTACCGGACCTGCCAGCGTCAGCCCCATTGGCAAACCCTCCACCGAAAATCCATTTGGAACGGTTATCGCGGCTCGATCGCTGAGAAACACCGGCATAACAGTTTCAAACGGGTCTGGATCATATCGACCAGGGGTGAGCGGCCATTCGGCCATTAGGGGGGCAGCTAGTCCACTTGTAGGCAATAGAAATATGTCGTCCGTGACAGGCAACTGATACGAGCTGCGCAGATCCTGAAGCTTTTGTTGCCCTTCCGCATTGAGTGGGTTTTCTGAAACCAGGGCCGCCGCAATCCGGCATTCTTCGGTGATCAGGTTTTCGGTCGGAATGACTTCGATCCCTGCCTTTTCAAACTCTCGGATCGCCAACGCATAGTTGGTACGCGCATCGAAATGAACCGTATCCCAAAACCTCCCTTTGGCCAGATGAACGCGCGGCACAATCATTGCGATAGAAGATTGCCGATCAAATCCATCGTCAGCGTCATACAACCGTAAGCTTTCGTCATCCGCCGAAAGACTTTTTATCCAGGCGTGTCGAACGTCGTGGACATCATGGCCGAGGAATGAAAGTCGCCCCCGTGCCATAGACTCCCCAATTCGAGGCGCATAGAAACCGATGACGCCTGACATCGACGCCGCGACGAGGAGTTGGCCGTTTACATCTTCGCCAAGCCCTACGGTTTCCGGCCGTGTCGAAATGGCGTGCGCCAGCGGCGACCCGAGTGGTCCAGCAATAAAATCGGCACCCCATGCATTTGGTATTTTCCGGCCTTCAGCCGTCTCTGTAACCACATCGGCGATATGGGCGGCGTTGTTCTCGAGTTGACGTAAAGCCTGGATGACGATCCCATCATCGGCGACCGGCAGTGTCCCTTCGATTTCCTGTTGGTACCGAAGGTAGATTATAGCTTTGCTTGAGATTAAATTGGGGGGCACCGAGAGACTGCCGTCCAAACGAAGTTCGATATCTTCCATCGAATTCACCTGTGAAAATTTTGAGCCCGAATTTTCGACAAGAGTTCGTCACGAATTGCAAATTCGGGCGCAAGCCAGGCGACGTAATCGTTGGACGTGTCCGGATAGCCAGCGGCGAGAGCGTAAACTACGCTGTGGGTTAATTCCGTCTCGCCGATAGCCCGCTCTATCAACGAATGACCGATCGCTCCGGCCGGATTTGCGACGACACCCTGCTTGCTGAGGATAAGCATCATGTTTTGAGCGATATGTCCCGCCTCCACGAATGCGTGCCCATATGCGCTACCATTTATGTACTTCCACATCACCCGTTCGAAATGCGCGACAAGGAAAATGATGACGCTCGCGTTTGCAACCCATGGCTGATTTTCGGCGAACATTTCATCCATAGTCGGCATGGCGTTACGGGGCGCAATCACCTCTAATGTGTGGTGCAAGGCATTGTAATGATAAAAGCGCTCTTCCAAGAGGCCCGAGACCCTGCGTACGAAAATGTAACCCTCGTAAGCGTTGCGCGCA
The window above is part of the Rhizobium sp. WYJ-E13 genome. Proteins encoded here:
- a CDS encoding GNAT family N-acetyltransferase → MLKVRPAATADDERIVLLWHQGWHEAHAHLVPSEVLAFRTKDHFTLWLKEAQDASYVAIDETGILGFISVKEAEIVKLYVSNRARGTGVAHALLSFAENLLRDIGITKAVLLCTAGNIRAERFYKREGWVLSHSFDDALWTPQGVGKKFIVSTHCFKKDLTLVA
- a CDS encoding MFS transporter — encoded protein: MSKLHLRKSTLVPRLPAQLWLLAVAAFVNFLGFMVTPFLVLYLTQVTAFSVEIAGVLLTCFGIGGILGAWSGGRLSDRIGSRNVLFLSFLVSAVAMFIIPLISNVLLIGAMLIILAFANGAFRPAYDACVVRLCPESERSHAYAVYVVAINVGAGIAAGLGGKLYAIEPHLIFYADGLTSIVAAGLVFVFLDQRANHSQPAAKKQVAQNGQASAPYTSVTFLIVCLASCVLDVVSKQTSVTLPIYVSSVYGMDAAAFGSLLTIGYITFAAAVLPVTAWVKTQNQLRTAVVGMGIVSSAFFLISVASSMGALVALYLLITIGQLLFYPAIMAVAMGEAAKDAQRSGEYMGFYRTVQSAAGIAAPSIGTFIYTQVSPAALWFFCAILVVGSATALWGQNRRGQA
- a CDS encoding amidase; the encoded protein is MEDIELRLDGSLSVPPNLISSKAIIYLRYQQEIEGTLPVADDGIVIQALRQLENNAAHIADVVTETAEGRKIPNAWGADFIAGPLGSPLAHAISTRPETVGLGEDVNGQLLVAASMSGVIGFYAPRIGESMARGRLSFLGHDVHDVRHAWIKSLSADDESLRLYDADDGFDRQSSIAMIVPRVHLAKGRFWDTVHFDARTNYALAIREFEKAGIEVIPTENLITEECRIAAALVSENPLNAEGQQKLQDLRSSYQLPVTDDIFLLPTSGLAAPLMAEWPLTPGRYDPDPFETVMPVFLSDRAAITVPNGFSVEGLPMGLTLAGPVTMLARLLMLAQWFCKATNWPTIPERPSRYE